The Bacteroidota bacterium genomic sequence GAGGTTAAAAAGCCACCAGGCATTATCCATGGAAAACCGTTGAAAGTTCCCGTTCCGGTATGGTTCCGGGATTTCTGTGACAGAGTTATAAACAGGAAGATAGCAAGTCCAGAAAGTATCATCAAAGCCGAACCAGAGCACTCCTCCCACCTCATCGGGGAGCCAGGAGCGGCATTGGGCAACCATCGACCAGCAGGTGTTATAGGTCGAGACCGGTCTTTCCCAGGCGCATTCAATGCTATCTACTTGCCAGGCCAGGGGCCGCCAATGGTTGGGGTTCCCAAAGGGCCCGGCCTGCAGGCCTTTTGTCATATCAAAGGGAGTACCTTCATAATGATCGCGGATGACAGCGAACACGTCTTCAATATCGAGTTTCTGATCCGGTTTTATCCAAAGCGGGTATCTCTGTGCACCTTCAACCCCGCGATGATAGTCGGGTGAAAGGTTCAACGATGGGGCCACTCTCCGGTACATGCTCCAGACGCGGGTCTCGCTATACCGGAGTTTTTCGGCGGAAGCGGGGCAATAGACCTCATTAAAGCGAAAAGGCCGGCCGGAGGAAGGGTCATAATATCCACGACGGATGGCAAAGGAAATAACATTGGGGGAATACAGGCAATTCTCAGAGTCATCCAACGGGAACTCGCCTATCCTGGCATTATTGGCATGAGCGCAAACCATTCCATCGGGAATGCGCATAGCAACGTAAATCGCGCTATCTCCACCATCACCTGTTCCAATAATTTCCATGATCCAGGCCTCTTCAGGATCTATTACGGATATTGACTCACCCTCGGTACCATAGCCATATTCATTTACCAGGTCAATCATAACCTGAACAGCTTCACGGGCTGTTTTAGCCCGTTGCAGTGCAAGCGCCATCATATCCCCGTACCGCAGAAACCTCGAATGGTTGTATAACTCCTCCCTTCCTGTGAAAGTAGTCTCCCCGATGGCCACCTGGAACTCATTCATATGAAAACCCAGGGTTGCATAAGTATGTTCAGGCTGGGCAATAAACCCGTTCATGGGGATATGACCGTGGCCTGCATCTACCCTGGAGCCAGGTTTATGATCCATAGCAGGAACAGTATAAAGGTTATAAAGATATTCGGCGTCGTTGGTATAAGCCAGGAAAGTGCTGCCTGTGCGGGAAGCCCCTTTGGTTACAATAAAATTTGTACATGAAAAACCCTGGTAAACCACGACCAGGAAGAACCATAAGAATAGATATTTCATTTGATTAAGCGGTTTTATTATGAATATAAGGCTCGTTCCGGATACATTGCCGGCTATTGGTAATTCAAAACTTCCAGGATGTTGCGGCTAAAGATCTTCCCTACCGGATATTTGTTCATCTTCCAGTCCCAGTATGGTGTTTTGCTATAAAACCAGTTCAATTGGAGCCATTGATTTTGGGCAAAATTCTTGTTATCCTGTTTCCACTTTTCGAACTCCTCCTTCAAATCCGGGTCATTTGCGAGCATTTCCCTTGCCATGACTTCCATCACATATGTTTCACTATAC encodes the following:
- a CDS encoding C69 family dipeptidase, translating into MKYLFLWFFLVVVYQGFSCTNFIVTKGASRTGSTFLAYTNDAEYLYNLYTVPAMDHKPGSRVDAGHGHIPMNGFIAQPEHTYATLGFHMNEFQVAIGETTFTGREELYNHSRFLRYGDMMALALQRAKTAREAVQVMIDLVNEYGYGTEGESISVIDPEEAWIMEIIGTGDGGDSAIYVAMRIPDGMVCAHANNARIGEFPLDDSENCLYSPNVISFAIRRGYYDPSSGRPFRFNEVYCPASAEKLRYSETRVWSMYRRVAPSLNLSPDYHRGVEGAQRYPLWIKPDQKLDIEDVFAVIRDHYEGTPFDMTKGLQAGPFGNPNHWRPLAWQVDSIECAWERPVSTYNTCWSMVAQCRSWLPDEVGGVLWFGFDDTFWTCYLPVYNSVTEIPEPYRNGNFQRFSMDNAWWLFNLVSNYANLKYSYMAADMKSIQQETEKMFIDELQDSDEKALALLKTGKGEALSYLTGITGTRAAYLMDRWTELAVFLITKYNDGYVKDDKGRPQETGYPEEWRRRLIGEEPEKYVLPGSGEEKVVY